A genome region from Nicotiana tabacum cultivar K326 chromosome 13, ASM71507v2, whole genome shotgun sequence includes the following:
- the LOC107821843 gene encoding dicarboxylate transporter 2.1, chloroplastic-like produces the protein MSTLSNSPLPITTSATATATTDRRRRRRFSLSKWKGAKLIPLAISLAIGILFRFAVPKPHQLSTKAWQLLAIFLTTICGLIVSPLPVGAWAFLCLTIAVITKTLTFAAAFAAFTNEVIWLIVVSFFFSRGFIKTGLGDRVALCFVSWLGKNTLGLSYGLALSEAAISSAIPSTTARAGGIFLPIIKSLAVTADSHPKDDSSKKLGAYLIQAQLQASNSSSALFLTAAANNLLCLKLAEGLGVKTSNKWLTWFKVSSLPAIISLLASPAILYKIFPPEMKNTPDAPLMARRKLEQMGPIKSDQWVMMIVMLVTVALWISGEALGLASVITAMLGLSLLLAFGILTWDDCLTEKSAWDTLAWFGVLIGMATQLTTLGVVAWMSNVVANFLNSLSLHWFGAFCILLGTYYFIHYLFASQTAHVAALYPAFLGMCLASKIPSLLATLLLGYFSNLFGALTHYSSGQAAVYYGAGYVELRDVFKMGITIALINIAIWGLVGAGWWKILGLY, from the exons ATGTCGACTCTAAGTAATTCTCCCCTCCCTATCACCACTTCCGCTACTGCTACCGCCACCACCgaccgccgccgccgccgccgcttCTCACTCTCAAAATGGAAAGGTGCAAAACTAATACCACTAGCAATATCATTAGCCATAGGCATACTCTTCCGCTTTGCGGTACCAAAACCCCACCAACTTTCCACTAAAGCGTGGCAACTTTTAGCCATTTTCCTTACAACTATCTGCGGCCTGATCGTTAGCCCATTGCCAGTGGGTGCGTGGGCATTCCTTTGCCTCACGATCGCCGTTATAACAAAAACCTTAACATTCGCCGCAGCATTCGCTGCATTCACAAATGAAGTTATTTGGTTAATTGTTGTATCATTCTTTTTCTCAAGAGGTTTTATTAAGACTGGACTTGGTGATAGAGTTGCTTTGTGTTTTGTGAGTTGGCTTGGGAAAAATACTTTGGGTTTGTCTTATGGTTTGGCTTTGAGTGAGGCTGCAATTTCTTCTGCTATTCCAAGTACAACTGCTAGAGCTGGTGGTATATTCTTGCCTATTATTAAGTCATTGGCTGTTACTGCTGATAGTCACCCAAAGGATGATTCTTCTAAGAAACTTGGTGCTTATCTTATTCAAGCTCAATTGCAG GCTTCTAATAGCTCAAGTGCCCTATTCCTAACAGCTGCTGCAAATAACTTATTATGTTTAAAATTAGCTGAGGGGTTAGGAGTGAAAACATCAAATAAATGGCTAACTTGGTTCAAGGTTTCAAGCTTACCAGCAATTATATCTCTTCTAGCAAGTCCAGCTATTCTATACAAGATTTTCCCTCCAGAAATGAAGAACACACCAGATGCTCCATTAATGGCTAGAAGGAAGCTAGAGCAGATGGGTCCCATCAAAAGTGATCAGTGGGTTATGATGATAGTGATGCTTGTAACTGTTGCATTATGGATTTCTGG AGAGGCTCTTGGGCTAGCAAGTGTTATCACAGCAATGCTAGGATTGTCACTACTTTTGGCATTTGGAATACTTACTTGGGATGATTGCTTAACTGAAAAATCAGCATGGGATACCTTAGCTTGGTTTGGAGTTTTAATAGGGATGGCAACACAATTAACTACTCTGGGAGTTGTTGCTTGGATGTCAAATGTTGTGGCTAACTTCCTCAACTCTCTTTCACTACATTGGTTTGGAGCATTTTGTATACTTCTAGGAACATATTACTTTATTCACTACTTGTTTGCTAGTCAAACTGCTCATGTGGCAGCTTTGTACCCAGCATTTCTTGGAATGTGTTTGGCATCAAAAATTCCTAGTCTTCTTGCTACATTGTTATTGGGATACTTCAGTAATCTTTTTGGTGCATTGACACATTATAGCAGTGGTCAAGCTGCAGTATATTATGGAG CTGGTTATGTGGAACTACGCGATGTCTTCAAAATGGGCATTACCATAGCTCTTATTAATATTGCCATATGGGGATTAGTAGGAGCTGGCTGGTGGAAGATTCTTGGCCTTTACTAA